GGTTAGCTGAGCTTCAAAAAGCAGAGGAAGCAGAGTGTTCGTTAGTGGTTAACTCCAAAAAGATCAAAGACATGTCGGAGGAGATAGCTGAGATGCGTGACACTGTCCTGAGATTGAACACGGATGCTGATAAGAAAAgggaggaggaagagaagatAAACGAGGAGAGAACGGCTGCGAGGGAAACTTACGCGGCAAGGAAGCGAGAAGCTGAGCAGAGGCTTGAGGATCTGAGGCGAGATTGTGATCCTGAACTGAGGAAAGAGATAGATGAGCTGGCAGAGATATCTGCCGGGAACGAGCGTTTACAGGAGGAGATCAAACTCGCTCGTGAGCTCAGAGAGGCCAAGAGCGAGATGCGAGAGATTGGGGAtgaagaaagatcatacaaaagCTTGGTGGGGTCGCTGACGGTGGAGTTGGACGGAGTGCAGAGAGAGAACAGAGACCTGAAGGAAAACGAAAAGGAGAGACAAGAAGTCGAGGAAGGAGAATGGGTCGAAGCGAGCCGTAAGGTCGGAGAAATCATGCGTGAAGCAGAGAAAACAAGACAAGAAGCGGAAGAGATGAGGATGCACGTGGACGAACTCAGGAGAGAGGCAGCAGCCACGCATATGGCGATGGGTGATGCGGTTAAACAGCTGGAGATAGTTGGCAAGGCCGTGAAGAAAGCGAAGACGGCGGAGAAGAGAGCTGTGGAAGACATGAGAGTGCTTACTGATAAGAAGGAGAGTCTGACGCATGATGAGCCTGACAAGAAGATTAGGATATCGTTGAAAGAGTACGAGGAGTTGAGAGGGAGGCACGAAGAATCGGAGAGAATGGTGCAGTACAAAGCGAAAACGGTTGCTGCGCAGCTGGAAGAGATCAATGCGAGCAGAGTGGAAGGGGAGAGGATGCTGGAGGAGAAGTTGAGAGAGATGGATGAGGTAAATGAGGCGATTGATGCTGCTTTGAGAAATGCAGAGATCGCAGAGGAAGCACACTGCATCGTCGATGCTGAACTTAGAAAGTGGAAACCACAAGAATTGTAGTATGATGATGATATTGATGATTGTTAGGTGATTAGGCTACTACTAGAATGTTTGTACCAATatcaatatacatatacatatgttACTTAATAAATTGATAATCTACTCAGATTGGTTGATAAGTGCATTAATATTTGGAACAAAGACTTGAAAATGAGGAACAAACTAAAATACTATATGTGAGATAGCATGAGCATGAGCAGTTTTTTTCACAAAGGCACAAGAATTAGTTTCCGCATAGGACTTGTATCCTGCTTTGAAACAGGAACAACTAGTTCACCGGACTGAATAAATTTACTATGTCTGAAGAAATATATGGTAAAATCGAACCATCAAACGTTGCTAAGGTGAAAGCTCTCTAGTATCTATATCTATCTTATACTGTATAATATAAAACTGAAGTATATTTTGGTAGtttgaaaacaaataacaatataaatgaatttatttagtttacaaACTGaagtattatattatataattttttaactatagtattaatttatttagtttattcaaatataaaaatttctaGAATTCggttttttaagaaaataaaatatcttaaaattaataataattcgtagtaaactaatgcaaaaaaatttaaaaaattattatgttgtttcattttaatataaattaacaaaaacatgttaatatatgaatagtacaattacatcaaattgcatcgagttataaacttttaatataatattatctacaaataaaaattattatcaaacatctatactataaaataatatattatattctatatataaattaaaaaacataaaagatatacatggattattttttaataaaaccagCGGTTATGAGTTTACGTTGATTACAAGAGTTAAATCAAACATTCCCGCGGGGTGCAGATCAAATTCTAATTTCAGTTATAAAGATTAaggtttttgaaaatattatataaataaaacaacacTATGTTCGGTTACATACTAATTAAATCATGTATATTATCATTAGTAAAATGTTAAGAGATGATGCAGTTGCAAATGTAGCAAATTTTCCATCTCTTCAATGTTGTTGTACTCTCTAATTCGCAGCTGAGAACTGCTGGTCTGAGACTtaggaaaagaaaatcaagTACATTAGAGCCGAACTGTCATGTTATTGAAAGTCTCTCTGGGAGTTTCTCAAAGCAACCCAAGAGTAAGTATATCCTTGCAGTCAAAAAGTAAAGATGATTGTGCCATCTCTTTTCGTCCACTCCATCGACTGACCAACAGAAATCCATTATATAGACAACACCATTGTGAAAACAGGTTTTTAAAACCAAGAGATTATTCCAAGAACATTACCTCCCAAAACCATTTAATGtcgttattttttttcttcaaagtGTTTTTAG
The window above is part of the Raphanus sativus cultivar WK10039 unplaced genomic scaffold, ASM80110v3 Scaffold1495, whole genome shotgun sequence genome. Proteins encoded here:
- the LOC108832608 gene encoding putative WEB family protein At4g17210; protein product: MAKMRADAPVMPPETLPRSSEVGEIDTRAPFQSVRDAVSLFRQVSFPKHQQQQQQQRLSSSTSSSQDPPDASEKETQLLLAEQEMERVQLCLDTSVKAKARALSDLDSAQRKASDLRAKLEATKQSRKSAILTKHTMTQRLERLQSENQETESVREDYILAIAELSMAKHKLKEIKQEFSISVEERLAELQKAEEAECSLVVNSKKIKDMSEEIAEMRDTVLRLNTDADKKREEEEKINEERTAARETYAARKREAEQRLEDLRRDCDPELRKEIDELAEISAGNERLQEEIKLARELREAKSEMREIGDEERSYKSLVGSLTVELDGVQRENRDLKENEKERQEVEEGEWVEASRKVGEIMREAEKTRQEAEEMRMHVDELRREAAATHMAMGDAVKQLEIVGKAVKKAKTAEKRAVEDMRVLTDKKESLTHDEPDKKIRISLKEYEELRGRHEESERMVQYKAKTVAAQLEEINASRVEGERMLEEKLREMDEVNEAIDAALRNAEIAEEAHCIVDAELRKWKPQEL